A single region of the Nocardioides ochotonae genome encodes:
- a CDS encoding GtrA family protein: protein MRALLDSSAVRFAAVGVVNTAIDVVLFTLLHEHLGIVLANLISTSAGMAFSFTVNGLLVFKAGRLRWRDAARFLATTGVSMWVLQPVLIHLLLALGPAPLAKLLATGITVVVNFVAYRYLVWPTRARAGV, encoded by the coding sequence GTGCGCGCGTTGCTGGACTCCTCGGCGGTGCGCTTCGCCGCGGTCGGCGTGGTCAACACCGCGATCGACGTCGTGCTGTTCACGCTGCTGCACGAGCACCTCGGCATCGTGCTGGCCAACCTGATCTCCACGAGCGCGGGCATGGCCTTCAGCTTCACCGTCAACGGTCTGCTGGTCTTCAAGGCCGGTCGACTGCGCTGGCGCGACGCGGCGCGGTTCCTGGCCACGACCGGCGTGAGCATGTGGGTGCTCCAGCCGGTGTTGATCCACCTGCTCCTCGCGCTCGGCCCGGCACCGCTCGCCAAGCTGCTCGCCACGGGAATCACGGTGGTCGTGAACTTCGTGGCCTACCGCTACCTGGTCTGGCCCACGAGGGCCCGGGCCGGGGTCTGA
- a CDS encoding glycosyltransferase family 2 protein produces the protein MGPTSHTRPAVTYVLPVFNEEANIGAFHTALIEATDARPDLDFEFLYVDDGSRDASLERLLELRERDPRVSVLGFSRNFGHQIAVTAGLDQAEDADAVIVMDTDLQDPPRVSLEMIEVWERGVDVVYAQRRTRKDTRFKRLTAYLFYWLLARLASIDIPRNTGDFRLMDRRVVAEVNRYREHERFLRGIVAHVGFRQEALLFDRDSRFAGTSGYPWKKMVAFAASGIFGFSTTPLRMISRLGYLISGISLLLAVYVLAVRLLTPDSAVPGWAFLGVGMFLLSGLQLIMMGVIGSYLGRVYVEIQDRPLYSVALQARGAHRTPVTRGLGVDVRAAGAELAGETTSGSLR, from the coding sequence ATGGGCCCCACCTCGCACACCCGTCCAGCGGTGACCTACGTCCTGCCGGTCTTCAACGAGGAGGCCAACATCGGTGCGTTCCACACCGCGCTGATCGAGGCGACGGACGCCCGGCCCGACCTCGATTTCGAGTTCCTCTACGTCGACGACGGCAGTCGCGACGCCTCGCTCGAGCGGCTGCTCGAGCTGCGTGAGCGCGATCCGCGAGTGAGCGTCCTGGGGTTCTCCCGCAACTTCGGCCACCAGATCGCGGTGACGGCCGGGCTGGACCAGGCCGAGGACGCCGACGCCGTGATCGTGATGGACACCGACCTCCAGGACCCGCCCCGGGTGAGCCTGGAGATGATCGAGGTCTGGGAGCGCGGCGTCGATGTCGTCTACGCCCAGCGCCGCACCCGCAAGGACACCCGCTTCAAGCGGCTCACGGCGTACCTCTTCTACTGGCTGCTGGCCCGGCTGGCCTCGATCGACATCCCGCGCAACACCGGCGACTTCCGGCTGATGGACCGCCGCGTGGTGGCGGAGGTGAACCGCTACCGCGAGCACGAGCGCTTCCTGCGCGGGATCGTGGCGCACGTCGGGTTCCGCCAGGAGGCGCTGCTGTTCGACCGCGACTCGCGCTTCGCCGGCACCTCGGGCTACCCGTGGAAGAAGATGGTGGCCTTCGCCGCGAGCGGGATCTTCGGGTTCTCCACGACGCCGCTGCGGATGATCTCGCGCCTGGGCTACCTGATCTCCGGGATCAGCTTGCTGCTCGCCGTCTACGTGCTCGCGGTGCGTCTGCTCACCCCGGACAGCGCGGTCCCCGGGTGGGCCTTCCTCGGGGTCGGCATGTTCCTGCTCAGCGGCCTCCAGCTGATCATGATGGGCGTCATCGGCTCCTACCTCGGTCGGGTATATGTCGAGATCCAGGACCGTCCGCTCTACTCGGTCGCCCTCCAGGCGCGGGGAGCGCACCGCACGCCCGTCACCCGCGGCCTGGGCGTCGACGTCCGTGCCGCGGGCGCGGAGCTGGCCGGCGAGACCACGAGCGGGAGCCTGCGCTGA
- a CDS encoding PIG-L deacetylase family protein → MTPDVTTPPAPLAPVAEDWDRALCVVAHPDDLEFGAAAAVARWTGQGKQVVYAMVTSGEAGIDGLHPEQCRGLREAEQVESARIVGVDVMDFLGLPDGILEYGVALRRAIAAAVRHHRPEIVVTNNFRDTWGGRNLNQADHIAVGRATLDAVRDAGNRWVFPEQLTDGMEPWGGVREVWAAGSPQAAHAVDTTATFQAGVASLEAHEAYIAGLGWEDWDAGEFLEGASRGAGQRLGTTFAAAFEVFPMGWGS, encoded by the coding sequence ATGACCCCCGACGTCACCACCCCGCCGGCCCCGCTGGCACCCGTCGCCGAGGACTGGGACCGCGCGCTCTGCGTCGTCGCCCACCCCGACGACCTCGAGTTCGGCGCCGCGGCCGCCGTCGCGCGGTGGACCGGCCAGGGCAAGCAGGTCGTCTACGCCATGGTGACCAGCGGCGAGGCCGGCATCGACGGGCTGCATCCCGAGCAGTGCCGCGGGCTGCGGGAGGCCGAGCAGGTCGAGTCGGCCCGCATCGTCGGGGTCGACGTCATGGACTTCCTCGGCCTGCCCGACGGCATCCTGGAGTACGGCGTGGCCCTGCGCCGCGCCATCGCGGCTGCGGTTCGCCACCACCGCCCGGAGATCGTCGTCACCAACAACTTCCGCGACACCTGGGGCGGGCGCAACCTCAACCAGGCCGACCACATCGCGGTGGGCCGCGCCACCCTCGACGCGGTGCGCGACGCCGGCAACCGCTGGGTGTTCCCCGAGCAGCTCACCGACGGCATGGAGCCCTGGGGCGGCGTCCGGGAGGTCTGGGCCGCCGGGTCCCCGCAGGCGGCCCACGCCGTCGACACCACCGCGACCTTCCAGGCCGGCGTCGCCTCGCTGGAGGCGCACGAGGCCTACATCGCCGGACTGGGCTGGGAGGACTGGGACGCCGGCGAGTTCCTCGAGGGCGCGTCCCGCGGCGCCGGGCAGCGCCTCGGCACGACCTTCGCGGCCGCCTTCGAGGTCTTCCCCATGGGCTGGGGCAGCTGA
- a CDS encoding potassium channel family protein, with translation MPVAPPDPAQEGVGVVSLPERVRSPWWELGRRLLAALAILVGTVMLVYFDRDGYVDGNDPTGQIDLLDAIYYTTVTLSTTGYGDIAPVSETARTINAFVITPARIAFLVLLIGTTLEVLASQGREMFRVARWRKHMGHHVVVVGYGTKGRSAVDTLVRNGLNREAVVVVDPSGTALQDAHADGLAVVTGDATRRNVLRRAGVGEADQIIITTDSDASNVLATLTVRQLNPDAWIVASVREQENAPLMKQSGANSVITSSDAVGRLLGLSSLSPTLGSVMEDLLTYGHGLEVAERELLVSEVGRPPQSLPDQVISVVRDEKVYRYFDPVVSLLARGDRLVVVRAARELPWAPRPGTHDEDLAADPED, from the coding sequence GTGCCCGTCGCCCCTCCCGACCCCGCCCAGGAGGGCGTTGGCGTCGTGTCCCTGCCCGAGCGCGTGCGCTCGCCGTGGTGGGAGCTGGGCCGGCGGCTGCTGGCCGCGCTGGCGATCCTGGTCGGCACGGTCATGCTGGTGTACTTCGACCGCGACGGCTACGTCGACGGCAACGACCCCACCGGCCAGATCGACCTGCTGGACGCGATCTACTACACCACCGTCACACTGAGCACGACGGGCTACGGCGACATCGCCCCCGTGAGCGAGACCGCCCGCACGATCAACGCCTTCGTCATCACCCCCGCCCGTATCGCCTTCCTGGTCCTCCTCATCGGGACCACCCTCGAGGTGCTCGCCTCGCAGGGCCGGGAGATGTTCCGGGTGGCTCGTTGGAGGAAGCACATGGGTCACCACGTCGTGGTCGTCGGATACGGCACCAAGGGCCGCAGCGCCGTCGACACCCTGGTCCGCAACGGGCTGAACCGCGAGGCGGTGGTCGTCGTGGACCCCAGCGGCACCGCCCTGCAGGACGCCCACGCCGACGGGCTGGCGGTCGTCACCGGCGACGCCACGCGGCGCAACGTGCTGCGGCGTGCCGGAGTGGGGGAGGCCGACCAGATCATCATCACCACCGACTCCGACGCCTCCAACGTGCTGGCCACGCTCACCGTGCGCCAGCTCAACCCGGACGCCTGGATCGTCGCCTCGGTGCGCGAGCAGGAGAACGCCCCGCTGATGAAGCAGTCCGGCGCCAACTCGGTGATCACCTCCTCCGACGCCGTCGGCCGCCTGCTGGGGCTCTCCTCGCTGTCGCCGACGCTCGGGTCGGTCATGGAGGACCTGCTCACCTACGGCCACGGCCTGGAGGTCGCCGAGCGCGAGCTGCTGGTGTCCGAGGTCGGGCGCCCACCGCAGTCGCTGCCCGACCAGGTGATCTCGGTCGTGCGCGACGAGAAGGTCTACCGCTACTTCGACCCGGTGGTCTCGCTGCTCGCGCGCGGGGACCGGCTGGTCGTGGTCCGCGCCGCCCGGGAGCTGCCGTGGGCACCGCGACCGGGCACCCACGACGAGGACCTCGCCGCCGACCCCGAGGACTGA
- a CDS encoding YihY/virulence factor BrkB family protein, translated as MASHSRHAAAGAATADRLRRARHTLWRLVVSTVGSCLRHRVTGLAAEGAFFAVLSVPPLIFAMAGAIGYVTGRFSPDEVANVRDAVIELSSRLLTDGAVERVIVPTMDDVLEGGRFDVISLGFVLALWSGSRALNVFVDTITIMHGLGGSRGIVRTRALSFVLYVLALVTGVVAVPLMVLGPALLRDWLPGGFDFVLGFYWPVVVLVCICFLATLYHVSVPVRTSWRFNLPGATFSLFAWVVGSYLLRWVLTATAADSRSVYGPLAAPIAVLLWLYVVAIAVLIGAAVNAAFDQVFAQSSTSRARRELVQRLRQLGGRERPAAAPAPAPEV; from the coding sequence ATGGCCTCGCACTCCCGGCACGCAGCGGCCGGGGCGGCGACGGCGGACCGGCTGAGGCGCGCTCGCCACACCCTGTGGCGCCTGGTGGTCAGCACCGTGGGCTCGTGCCTGCGGCACCGGGTCACCGGGCTCGCCGCGGAGGGCGCGTTCTTCGCGGTGCTCTCGGTGCCGCCGCTGATCTTCGCGATGGCCGGCGCGATCGGCTACGTCACCGGGCGGTTCTCCCCGGACGAGGTGGCGAACGTGCGCGACGCGGTGATCGAGCTGTCCTCGCGGCTGCTCACCGACGGTGCGGTCGAGCGGGTGATCGTGCCGACGATGGACGACGTGCTCGAGGGCGGGCGCTTCGACGTCATCTCGCTGGGCTTCGTGCTCGCGCTGTGGTCGGGGTCGCGGGCGCTCAACGTCTTCGTCGACACCATCACGATCATGCACGGGCTCGGCGGGTCGCGCGGGATCGTCCGCACCCGTGCCCTGTCGTTCGTGCTCTACGTGCTGGCGCTGGTGACCGGCGTCGTCGCGGTCCCGCTGATGGTCCTCGGCCCGGCGCTGCTGCGCGACTGGCTGCCCGGGGGCTTCGACTTCGTGCTCGGCTTCTACTGGCCGGTGGTGGTGCTGGTCTGCATCTGCTTCCTGGCCACGCTCTACCACGTGTCGGTGCCGGTGCGGACCAGCTGGCGATTCAACCTCCCGGGCGCGACGTTCTCGCTGTTCGCCTGGGTGGTCGGCTCCTACCTGCTGCGCTGGGTGCTCACCGCGACCGCGGCCGACTCCCGCTCGGTCTACGGGCCGCTGGCCGCGCCGATCGCGGTGCTGCTCTGGCTCTACGTGGTGGCGATCGCGGTGCTGATCGGCGCGGCCGTCAACGCCGCCTTCGACCAGGTCTTCGCGCAGTCCTCCACCTCGCGCGCCCGTCGCGAGCTGGTGCAGCGGCTGCGACAGCTGGGCGGGCGCGAGCGCCCCGCGGCGGCGCCGGCGCCGGCGCCGGAGGTCTGA
- a CDS encoding acyl-CoA dehydrogenase family protein, which produces METSHPRSALRVVINQAPPLVGHNVVTADLALSEAVVRHAGDAVLADLVPLGADAGSAEAREHGLLANEHPPRLTAYDRYGHRVDEVAFHPSWHWLMERAVGHGLGATAWEQQEDGDAHAHVRRAAGFMAWSHTEPGHGCPVSMTYAAVPALRTDPALAAEWSPLLASRIYDPGVRRPEDKLGALAGMGMTEKQGGSDVRTNRTEARATGTEGTYTLHGHKWFTSAPMNDVFLMLAQAPGGLSCFVVPRVLPDGTRNQLDVVRLKDKLGNRSNASAELELDGTVAVRLGEEGRGVRTIIEMVAATRLDCVLGSTSLMRRAVSEAAWHAAHRSAFGARLLDQPLMRNVVADLAVETEAATALALRLAAAVDDLADPHEAALRRIALPLAKFWVCKRTPAVVAEALECLGGNGYVEESVLPLLFRESPLNSVWEGSGNVNALDVLRAITREPEALNAWITEVGRARGGDARLDRAVDDTLALLGSLMADAERLEVGARRLAGRMAAVLQGSLLVRFAPPEVADAFCASRLGTSYDGTFGALEGGDLRALVERATPRV; this is translated from the coding sequence ATGGAGACCTCCCACCCGCGATCTGCGCTCCGCGTCGTCATCAACCAGGCGCCCCCGCTGGTGGGGCACAACGTGGTCACCGCCGACCTCGCGCTGAGCGAGGCCGTCGTCCGCCACGCGGGCGACGCGGTGCTGGCCGACCTGGTGCCGCTCGGGGCGGACGCCGGCAGCGCGGAGGCCCGCGAGCACGGCCTTCTGGCCAACGAGCACCCGCCGCGGCTCACGGCGTACGACCGCTACGGCCACCGCGTCGACGAGGTCGCCTTCCACCCCTCCTGGCACTGGCTGATGGAGCGTGCGGTCGGCCACGGCCTCGGCGCCACGGCCTGGGAGCAGCAGGAGGACGGCGACGCCCACGCCCACGTACGCCGCGCGGCCGGGTTCATGGCCTGGTCGCACACCGAGCCGGGCCACGGCTGCCCGGTCTCGATGACGTACGCCGCGGTGCCCGCGCTGCGCACCGACCCGGCGCTCGCCGCGGAGTGGTCCCCGCTGCTGGCCTCGCGGATCTACGACCCCGGCGTGCGCCGGCCCGAGGACAAGCTCGGCGCGCTGGCCGGGATGGGGATGACCGAGAAGCAGGGCGGCTCCGACGTCCGCACCAACCGCACCGAGGCGCGGGCGACGGGCACCGAGGGCACCTACACGCTGCACGGCCACAAGTGGTTCACCTCGGCACCGATGAACGACGTCTTCCTCATGCTCGCCCAGGCGCCGGGCGGGCTGAGCTGCTTCGTCGTGCCGCGGGTGCTGCCCGACGGCACCCGCAACCAGCTCGACGTGGTGCGGCTCAAGGACAAGCTCGGCAACCGCTCCAACGCCTCCGCCGAGCTCGAGCTCGACGGCACCGTCGCGGTCCGGCTCGGCGAGGAGGGTCGCGGGGTCCGCACGATCATCGAGATGGTCGCCGCCACCCGCCTGGACTGCGTGCTCGGCTCCACCTCCCTCATGCGCCGCGCGGTCTCCGAGGCCGCCTGGCACGCCGCGCACCGCTCGGCCTTCGGCGCGCGACTGCTCGACCAGCCGCTGATGCGCAACGTCGTCGCCGACCTCGCCGTCGAGACCGAGGCGGCCACCGCGCTCGCCCTCCGACTCGCGGCGGCCGTCGACGACCTCGCCGACCCGCACGAGGCCGCGCTGCGCCGCATCGCGCTGCCGCTGGCGAAGTTCTGGGTCTGCAAGCGCACCCCCGCCGTGGTGGCCGAGGCGCTGGAGTGCCTGGGCGGCAACGGCTACGTCGAGGAGTCGGTGCTGCCGCTGCTGTTCCGCGAGTCCCCGCTCAACTCGGTGTGGGAGGGCTCGGGCAACGTCAACGCCCTCGACGTGCTGCGCGCCATCACCCGGGAGCCGGAGGCGCTGAACGCGTGGATCACCGAGGTCGGCCGCGCCCGCGGGGGCGACGCCCGCCTCGACCGGGCCGTCGACGACACCCTCGCCCTGCTCGGCTCGCTGATGGCCGACGCCGAGCGGCTCGAGGTCGGCGCGCGCCGACTGGCCGGCCGGATGGCCGCGGTGCTCCAGGGCTCGCTGCTGGTGCGCTTCGCCCCGCCCGAGGTCGCCGACGCGTTCTGCGCCTCCCGTCTCGGCACGTCGTACGACGGGACGTTCGGCGCGCTCGAGGGCGGCGACCTGCGCGCCCTGGTCGAGCGCGCGACGCCGCGCGTCTGA
- a CDS encoding SLC13 family permease → MTTAHERDQGEGRRTDVDQAFLDNATYRSLGEQHLSPREERFEKTRRTVGLVLAPLVTIVFLLVPTGLEDEQHTLAAVLLGVIVLWVTEPVPIPIGGFIGICAIVLLGVVTADEALEPFGSSTVFTFIGAFILAQAMLKHGVARRFAMFVLSLPGIGTSTIRIIIAFGAITALLSAFVSNTATVAMLLPTAIGILTVVAKLLQARGEVAEDFDPLRLRVGAALMLMLAYGASVGGLLTPVGSPPNLIGRGLIEEATGERISFLDWVMMALPICALMFVALAVLVLLLNRPETRHLEGVEEYVREEKARLGAFSVAERNTLIAFTVTVTLWILPGVVALVAGTDSSTYETVTNRLDEGIVAILGASLLFLLPTKWEEREFTLRWSDAARIDWGTVMLFGTGIIFGSLLESSGLAETLGNGASDTLGLSSVFWITVFAVALAILVSETTSNTASAAVVVPIIIPIAVAAGVNPFVPALAATFAASFGFMLPVSTPQNAIVYGSGAVPITTMIRTGASFDVIGAILIVILLPVMASMIGLV, encoded by the coding sequence GTGACCACCGCCCACGAGCGAGACCAGGGAGAGGGCCGGCGCACCGACGTCGACCAGGCCTTCCTCGACAACGCGACGTACCGCAGCCTCGGCGAGCAGCACCTGTCCCCGCGCGAGGAGCGCTTCGAGAAGACCCGGCGCACCGTCGGCCTGGTGCTGGCGCCGCTGGTCACGATCGTCTTCCTGCTCGTGCCGACCGGGCTGGAGGACGAGCAGCACACGCTCGCCGCGGTGCTGCTCGGCGTCATCGTCCTCTGGGTCACCGAGCCGGTGCCGATCCCCATCGGCGGCTTCATCGGCATCTGCGCGATCGTGCTGCTCGGCGTGGTCACCGCCGACGAGGCCCTCGAGCCGTTCGGCTCCTCGACCGTGTTCACCTTCATCGGCGCCTTCATCCTCGCCCAGGCCATGCTCAAGCACGGCGTCGCGCGGCGCTTCGCGATGTTCGTGCTGAGCCTGCCCGGCATCGGCACCTCGACGATCCGGATCATCATCGCCTTCGGCGCGATCACCGCGCTGCTCTCGGCCTTCGTCTCCAACACCGCGACCGTCGCGATGCTGCTGCCGACCGCGATCGGCATCCTCACCGTGGTCGCCAAGCTGCTCCAGGCCCGCGGCGAGGTCGCCGAGGACTTCGACCCGCTGCGGCTGCGGGTGGGCGCGGCGCTGATGCTGATGCTCGCCTACGGCGCCAGCGTCGGCGGGCTGCTGACTCCGGTCGGCTCCCCGCCCAACCTGATCGGGCGCGGCCTGATCGAGGAGGCCACGGGCGAGCGGATCTCGTTCCTCGACTGGGTGATGATGGCGCTGCCGATCTGCGCGCTGATGTTCGTCGCGCTCGCGGTGCTGGTGCTGCTGCTCAACCGCCCCGAGACCCGCCACCTCGAGGGCGTCGAGGAGTACGTCCGCGAGGAGAAGGCCCGCCTCGGCGCCTTCTCGGTCGCCGAGCGCAACACGCTGATCGCCTTCACCGTCACCGTGACGCTGTGGATCCTGCCCGGCGTCGTGGCCCTCGTCGCCGGCACCGACTCCAGCACCTACGAGACGGTCACGAACCGCCTCGACGAGGGGATCGTGGCGATCCTCGGCGCCTCTCTGCTCTTCCTGCTCCCGACCAAGTGGGAGGAGCGCGAGTTCACGCTGCGCTGGAGCGACGCGGCCCGCATCGACTGGGGCACGGTCATGCTGTTCGGCACCGGCATCATCTTCGGCAGCCTGCTGGAGTCCAGCGGCCTGGCCGAGACGCTCGGCAACGGCGCGTCCGACACGCTGGGCCTCTCCAGCGTGTTCTGGATCACCGTGTTCGCGGTCGCGCTGGCCATCCTCGTCTCCGAGACGACCAGCAACACCGCCTCGGCGGCGGTGGTGGTGCCGATCATCATCCCGATCGCCGTCGCGGCGGGGGTCAACCCATTCGTGCCCGCGCTCGCCGCGACCTTCGCGGCCTCGTTCGGGTTCATGCTCCCGGTCTCGACCCCGCAGAACGCCATCGTCTACGGCTCCGGCGCGGTGCCGATCACCACCATGATCCGCACCGGGGCGTCCTTCGACGTGATCGGCGCGATCCTGATCGTGATCCTCCTGCCGGTGATGGCCTCGATGATCGGCCTGGTCTGA
- a CDS encoding tartrate dehydrogenase, giving the protein MAHEIGVIPGDGIGAEVIDATRTVLDAVADVHDLELSWVEHDWSCRRYAQTGTMMPEDGLDTLARHDAILLGAVGWPGVPDHVSLWGLLIPIRRHFRQYVNERPIALFEGMTSPLRAVEPGGLDLVVVRENVEGEYSEIGGRMNRGFPDEMAVQEAVFTRAGVSRIADHAFDLARRRRGYLTSATKSNGIVHTMPFWDEVVRERAAAHPDVRWDSELIDALAAKIVLEPGRFDVIVASNLFGDILSDLTAAVAGSIGIAPSANLDPTREHPSMFEPVHGSAPDIAGKGIANPIGTVWSAVLMLDHLGHGEAAAHLMDAVRRSLREPATRTRDLGGSAGTAEVVEALVAAVRA; this is encoded by the coding sequence GTGGCCCACGAGATCGGCGTCATCCCCGGCGACGGGATCGGCGCGGAGGTGATCGACGCGACCCGCACCGTGCTCGACGCGGTCGCCGACGTGCACGACCTGGAGCTGTCCTGGGTGGAGCACGACTGGTCGTGCCGGCGCTACGCCCAGACCGGGACGATGATGCCCGAGGACGGACTCGACACCCTGGCCCGGCACGACGCGATCCTGCTCGGCGCGGTCGGCTGGCCCGGCGTCCCCGACCACGTGTCGCTGTGGGGGCTGCTGATCCCGATCCGCCGCCACTTCCGCCAGTACGTCAACGAGCGCCCGATCGCGCTGTTCGAGGGGATGACCAGCCCGCTGCGCGCCGTCGAGCCCGGCGGCCTCGACCTCGTCGTCGTGCGCGAGAACGTCGAGGGCGAGTACAGCGAGATCGGCGGGCGGATGAACCGCGGCTTCCCCGACGAGATGGCCGTGCAGGAGGCGGTCTTCACCCGGGCCGGGGTCAGTCGGATCGCCGACCATGCCTTCGACCTCGCGCGCCGCCGACGCGGCTACCTGACCTCGGCGACCAAGAGCAACGGGATCGTGCACACCATGCCGTTCTGGGACGAGGTGGTGCGCGAGCGGGCCGCCGCGCATCCCGACGTGCGCTGGGACAGCGAGCTGATCGACGCGCTCGCCGCGAAGATCGTGCTGGAGCCCGGCCGGTTCGACGTGATCGTGGCCTCCAACCTGTTCGGCGACATCCTCAGCGACCTCACCGCGGCGGTCGCCGGCAGCATCGGGATCGCGCCGTCGGCCAACCTGGACCCGACGCGCGAGCACCCCTCGATGTTCGAGCCGGTGCACGGCTCGGCACCCGACATCGCGGGGAAGGGGATCGCCAACCCGATCGGCACGGTGTGGTCGGCGGTGCTGATGCTCGACCACCTCGGCCACGGCGAGGCGGCCGCGCACCTGATGGACGCCGTACGCCGCAGCCTGCGCGAGCCCGCGACCCGCACCCGCGACCTCGGCGGGAGCGCCGGCACGGCGGAGGTCGTCGAGGCGCTGGTGGCAGCGGTGCGCGCCTGA
- a CDS encoding glycine hydroxymethyltransferase produces MSDLDALTSSAYSQALEVIASVEPRIAEATRQELADQRGSLKLIASENYASPAVLLTMGTWLSDKYAEGTVGHRFYAGCQNVDTVEALAAEHARELFGAEYAYVQPHSGIDANLTAFWAILAHRVEGPWLERAEKKNVNDLTDEEWETLRRELGNQRLLGMSLDTGGHLTHGFRPNISGKMFHQQQYGTDPVTGLIDYDALAAKAREFKPLILVAGYSAYPRRVNFAKMREIADSVGATLMVDMAHFAGLVAGKVFTGDEDPIPHAHVVTTTTHKSLRGPRGGMVLATKEYAPSVDRGCPMVLGGPLSHVMAAKAVALAEARQESFRGYAQDVADNAKSLAEGFLRRGANLVTGGTDNHLVLLDVTSFGLTGRQAESALLDAGVVTNRNSVPNDPNGAWYTSGIRLGTPALTTRGFGRDEFDRTAELIVEVLSNTTPGTTKAGGPSKASYALADGVADRVRSASAEMLDKHPLYPGLELS; encoded by the coding sequence ATGAGCGACCTCGATGCCCTCACCAGCAGCGCCTACTCCCAAGCTCTTGAGGTCATCGCCTCGGTGGAGCCCCGGATCGCGGAGGCGACCCGCCAGGAGCTGGCCGACCAGCGCGGTTCGCTGAAGCTGATCGCGAGCGAGAACTACGCCTCGCCGGCGGTGCTGCTCACGATGGGCACCTGGCTGAGCGACAAGTACGCCGAGGGCACGGTCGGGCACCGCTTCTACGCCGGGTGCCAGAACGTCGACACCGTCGAGGCGCTCGCCGCCGAGCACGCCCGCGAGCTCTTCGGTGCCGAGTACGCCTACGTGCAGCCGCACTCCGGCATCGACGCCAACCTGACCGCCTTCTGGGCGATCCTCGCGCACCGCGTCGAGGGCCCGTGGCTGGAGCGCGCCGAGAAGAAGAACGTCAACGACCTCACCGACGAGGAGTGGGAGACGCTGCGCCGCGAGCTGGGCAACCAGCGGCTGCTCGGCATGAGCCTGGACACCGGCGGCCACCTCACCCACGGCTTCCGCCCGAACATCTCGGGCAAGATGTTCCACCAGCAGCAGTACGGCACCGACCCGGTCACCGGCCTGATCGACTACGACGCGCTCGCCGCCAAGGCCCGCGAGTTCAAGCCGCTCATCCTGGTCGCCGGCTACTCGGCGTACCCCCGCCGGGTGAACTTCGCCAAGATGCGCGAGATCGCCGACTCGGTCGGCGCGACGCTGATGGTCGACATGGCGCACTTCGCGGGTCTGGTCGCCGGCAAGGTGTTCACGGGCGACGAGGACCCGATCCCGCACGCCCACGTCGTCACCACGACCACCCACAAGTCCCTGCGCGGCCCGCGCGGCGGCATGGTGCTGGCCACCAAGGAGTACGCCCCGTCCGTCGACCGCGGCTGCCCGATGGTGCTCGGCGGCCCGCTCAGCCACGTGATGGCCGCCAAGGCCGTCGCCCTGGCCGAGGCCCGCCAGGAGTCCTTCCGCGGCTACGCCCAGGACGTCGCCGACAACGCCAAGTCGCTCGCCGAGGGCTTCCTGCGCCGCGGGGCCAACCTGGTCACCGGCGGCACCGACAACCACCTGGTGCTGCTCGACGTCACCTCCTTCGGCCTCACCGGCCGCCAGGCGGAGTCGGCGCTGCTCGACGCCGGCGTCGTCACCAACCGCAACTCGGTCCCGAACGACCCGAACGGCGCCTGGTACACCTCCGGCATCCGGCTCGGCACCCCGGCGCTGACCACCCGTGGCTTCGGCCGCGACGAGTTCGACCGGACCGCCGAGCTCATCGTCGAGGTGCTCTCGAACACCACCCCGGGCACCACCAAGGCCGGCGGCCCCTCGAAGGCGAGCTACGCGCTCGCCGACGGCGTGGCCGACCGGGTCCGCTCGGCCTCGGCCGAGATGCTCGACAAGCACCCGCTGTACCCGGGTCTCGAGCTCTCCTGA